A stretch of DNA from Pirellulales bacterium:
ATAGGCAGTCTTCGACAGCAACCGGTGGCGAATCGATGCGAGATTCGCTGGTTGTGCCCAGGTTTCCCCAAGCTCCATGCCTCCGCGTTGATCGGCGCGCTCTCGGCGCGCTGTAGCGCAAACACCATTCATTGCACGCCGACGCTCATCGGCGCTGCGCTACGGCAAAGCGCGGACCGCGAAACGCCCGTTCGCCAAGCTCGAAAAAGTGTAGGCACGCCTGGCAGCCAATAAACCGACCGCGATCAGCATTGCCGTCATGGAAGCCGGCTCCGGCACCGGCGATGCCCCTGCGCCGGCGCTCGGCGAAAAATGCGTCTGCCAGACGACAAAATCCGCCCCGTCCACATCCCCATCGCCGTCGGCATCCCCATCGGCCCACGTGCCCCCGCTCGCCTTGGGAAAATTCGATTGCCAGGCGAAAAAGTCAGCCCCGTCTATATTGCCATCGCCATCAAAATCCCCCGGAGTAAACGCCGAAATCAATCGAACCTCACCCGTGGTAAAAAGCTTCGAAAGATCCCAAGTGTACGGGCTAAGCAAGGTGATTTCGCCCTGTGGGGAAACTCCCGGCCAGTCGAACAGGTCGAACGTCCGGCCGATTTGCCCGGCCGCGTCCACGCCGTCGGCGAAAGTCAATTCCAAGCTGCCGCCGAGCGAAACTGGAATGCTGGGAGCAAACGAAATCGTCGAGTTCCAGGCGTCGGACTCGAAGACGAAGCGGAGCGTTCCGCCGGACGCCATCGCGAAGTGCTGATCGACTTGAATGGCGATCGGCGGCCCGGCGGGGTTCAACGACGGATTGCCGTCGTAATCGCGGATGACGAGCTGCTCTCCCGCGTTCAGATTCAAGCCGGCAAGGTGGCCGTTGGCACCAATCAGATTGG
This window harbors:
- a CDS encoding pentapeptide repeat-containing protein, producing the protein QVQGADFQDTTSQGFTAAQLYSTASYQAHELTGINLGSNNLAGWNFAGQNLTNAEFYSTTLTSADFTGAQVQGANFYNTTAQGFTAAQLYSTASYQGHDLKGIGMNYNDLAGWNFAGQNLTNAVFESATLTDTDFSQANLTNADFYSAKLTSANLTGADARGAQSLSTSGVVTTNLIGANGHLAGLNLNAGEQLVIRDYDGNPSLNPAGPPIAIQVDQHFAMASGGTLRFVFESDAWNSTISFAPSIPVSLGGSLELTFADGVDAAGQIGRTFDLFDWPGVSPQGEITLLSPYTWDLSKLFTTGEVRLISAFTPGDFDGDGNIDGADFFAWQSNFPKASGGTWADGDADGDGDVDGADFVVWQTHFSPSAGAGASPVPEPASMTAMLIAVGLLAARRAYTFSSLANGRFAVRALP